The region AAGGTCGGCCCCGCTGCCAGTGTCAAACCAAGCAGGGTCAACAGGAGTAGTTTTTTCATGATTTCGCTCCTTCTTCAAGCACGTAGTACACCTGTGGTGCTGTGCCAAATTGGGTCTTGAGCTGTTTGGCTCCGGTGGCTTTGATTTTTTTGGCGATATCGGAGCCGGGATCATCCAGGTCACCAAACATGCGGGCTTGCACAGGGCATACCAAGTCGCAGGTGGGGGTGTACTGCTGGTCTTTGCCAATACGATCCGTTTTGCCATCAGCCACGGCCTGATCCAGCTTGTGTGCGCAGAAGGTGCATTTTTCAACCGTGTTGGCTTTCTTGCGATGCGTCGGATGGCGGTCTGCGTAATCCAGGTTTTCAGAACCCAATTTTTCCTTGCCCGGTGCCAGTGCCTGGATCTTTGTATTCAGTTGTGGCACACCATACGGGCAGGTGCTTGCACAGTAGCCGCAGCCAATACATTTGTTGTAGTCAATGGTCACCACACCAAAGGCATTTTTGCTGATCGCTTTGGCACCTACGGAGTCGCAGGCGGCT is a window of Rhodoferax lithotrophicus DNA encoding:
- a CDS encoding 4Fe-4S dicluster domain-containing protein, encoding MKLGRLIDLKRCMGCRSCVAACAVENHFTPDAPWNVMVEYEVGTYPKVKKVFNTLGCMHCEHPACQAACDSVGAKAISKNAFGVVTIDYNKCIGCGYCASTCPYGVPQLNTKIQALAPGKEKLGSENLDYADRHPTHRKKANTVEKCTFCAHKLDQAVADGKTDRIGKDQQYTPTCDLVCPVQARMFGDLDDPGSDIAKKIKATGAKQLKTQFGTAPQVYYVLEEGAKS